Proteins from a single region of Gemmatimonadaceae bacterium:
- a CDS encoding DNA repair exonuclease, producing the protein MRLVHLSDLHLGFRQFQRQTPAGINQREADIATVFRGVVDRIIALAPDIVVIAGDIFHNVRPPNPAILHAFSQFARLTQALPQAVVVLVAGNHDSPRAAETGCILRLFAPLGIHVVEGEAQRLAFPERDLSILAVPDPGVPQRVQLEPDPSVSCNVLVLHGEVEGVLPPAAVHAERTAVAITPEELGAARWTYVALGHYHVYRQVAPNAYYCGSLEYTSANPWGELAEEKAAKLPGKGFLEYDLATGKRTFHPIKPARPLLDLPVIQGRGMAAADIDAAIKANLARIPGGIEDKIVRQVVRDVPRHVAREIDHKLLREIKRRALHFHLDTRRPDILRASVGQGAAGRRASLMDMVRDKLRGRPLTSDIDREQLVERALAYMSEAEQREETAALASSGGAAGEPDA; encoded by the coding sequence ATGCGCCTCGTCCACCTTTCCGATCTGCACCTCGGATTCCGGCAGTTCCAGCGGCAGACGCCCGCTGGGATCAACCAGCGCGAGGCCGACATTGCGACGGTCTTTCGCGGCGTGGTGGACCGCATCATCGCGCTCGCCCCCGACATCGTGGTGATCGCGGGCGACATCTTCCATAACGTGCGGCCGCCGAATCCGGCCATCCTGCACGCCTTTTCGCAGTTTGCGCGACTGACGCAGGCGCTGCCGCAGGCGGTGGTGGTGCTGGTGGCGGGGAACCACGACTCGCCGCGCGCGGCCGAGACCGGGTGCATCCTCCGGTTGTTCGCGCCGCTGGGGATTCACGTGGTGGAGGGCGAGGCGCAGCGCTTGGCCTTTCCCGAGCGCGACCTGTCGATTCTCGCGGTGCCCGACCCGGGAGTGCCGCAGCGGGTGCAGCTCGAGCCGGATCCCTCCGTGAGCTGCAACGTGCTGGTATTGCACGGTGAGGTGGAGGGAGTCCTTCCGCCGGCTGCGGTGCACGCCGAGCGGACCGCGGTCGCGATCACCCCCGAGGAGCTGGGCGCGGCGCGCTGGACGTATGTCGCGCTGGGCCACTACCACGTGTATCGCCAGGTGGCCCCCAACGCGTACTACTGCGGATCGTTGGAGTACACCAGCGCGAATCCGTGGGGGGAGCTGGCCGAGGAGAAGGCGGCGAAGCTCCCGGGCAAGGGGTTCCTCGAGTACGACCTGGCAACGGGCAAGCGCACGTTCCACCCCATCAAGCCGGCGCGACCGCTGCTCGACCTCCCGGTGATCCAGGGGCGCGGGATGGCGGCGGCCGACATCGACGCGGCCATCAAGGCCAACCTCGCGCGCATTCCCGGCGGCATCGAGGACAAGATCGTGCGCCAGGTGGTGCGCGATGTCCCGCGCCACGTGGCCCGCGAGATCGACCACAAGCTCCTGCGCGAGATCAAGCGGCGCGCGCTGCACTTCCACCTCGACACGCGGCGCCCGGACATCCTGCGCGCCAGCGTGGGGCAGGGGGCGGCTGGGCGGCGCGCGTCGCTGATGGACATGGTGCGCGACAAGCTCCGCGGGCGCCCGCTCACCAGCGACATCGATCGCGAGCAGCTCGTGGAGCGCGCCCTGGCCTACATGTCCGAAGCGGAGCAGCGGGAGGAGACGGCGGCGCTCGCCTCGAGCGGCGGCGCCGCGGGGGAGCCGGACGCGTGA
- a CDS encoding SMC family ATPase, with protein sequence MRLNSLHLVNFRQHADTRIEFDLGLTGIIGPNGAGKTTLLEAIAWALYGQGAARGTRDSIRFNRAAARAAVRVELDFELAGHRYRVVRGLTNAELYLDGADQPIANSLTAVTELLQRRLGMTRGEFFNTYFTGQKELNVMAAMKPSDRAQFLSRVLGYEKLRTAQDLVREQRKLIVAQLSGLRTMMPDPDAIARALAEARDRTRVADGQLQGAERRLQEAGTALGAMAPSWQEAQAAREQLQALVGELRVVESADAARTRDLERLDAELSEIATARTELESLAGELIPLASVAAEFRRFEDLAREEGRRLTLVEAERSLGEDLVRLRERREKVARAPQLEEEVTEALERKRRELEESLGQVEARRTEWVRDRQEAETKRDALRRQYQELKLQRDKVLDLGEDGICPTCTRVLGESFRTVLDGLDEQMETITVDGRYYNTRLEQLDQMPAEVRQLDERRRELQGEVGSLERQLARVQGGVQELSQLTRDLATKEQRHEQLTRELAAIPTGYDAERHAALRAEVDRLAPLNDRATRLSTLLEREPRLVGDRTTAAAEAETLRQRTRELRTAHDAIAFSEQDYLELRERQETTLAEARAAEIAVASAKGEVQAARAALQHAERAQGEYDRAQAAHDALQGEKRLHEELDRAFSDLRTDLNHQLRPELSELASAFLAELTDHRYNELELDDQYNIIVLEDGEPKPVISGGEEDVAHLVLRLAISQMIAERAGQSFSLLVLDEVFGSLDEVRRHNVVELLRRLQDRFEQVILITHIESVREGLDRVITVEYDEENGSARVRQPEPEMAGVIEGSFSLEEAGEEA encoded by the coding sequence GTGAGGCTCAACTCCCTTCACCTCGTCAACTTCCGCCAGCACGCGGACACGCGCATCGAGTTCGATCTCGGCTTGACGGGGATCATCGGGCCGAACGGGGCGGGGAAGACGACGCTGCTCGAGGCGATTGCCTGGGCGCTGTACGGCCAGGGGGCGGCGCGCGGGACGCGCGACTCGATCCGCTTCAACCGGGCGGCCGCGCGCGCCGCGGTGCGCGTGGAGCTCGACTTCGAGCTGGCCGGGCACCGCTATCGCGTGGTGCGCGGGCTCACCAACGCCGAACTGTATCTCGACGGCGCCGACCAGCCCATCGCCAACTCGCTCACCGCCGTCACCGAGCTGCTGCAGCGGCGGCTGGGGATGACGCGCGGCGAGTTCTTCAACACGTACTTCACGGGGCAGAAGGAACTCAACGTGATGGCGGCCATGAAGCCGTCGGATCGGGCGCAGTTCCTGTCGCGCGTCCTGGGGTACGAGAAGCTGCGCACGGCGCAGGACCTGGTGCGCGAGCAGCGCAAGCTCATCGTGGCGCAGCTGTCGGGGTTGCGCACGATGATGCCCGATCCCGACGCGATTGCGCGCGCCCTGGCCGAGGCGCGCGACCGCACGCGCGTGGCCGATGGCCAGCTGCAAGGCGCGGAACGGCGGCTGCAGGAGGCGGGAACGGCGCTGGGGGCCATGGCGCCCAGCTGGCAGGAGGCGCAGGCCGCGCGCGAGCAGCTGCAAGCACTGGTGGGGGAGCTGCGGGTGGTGGAGAGCGCCGACGCGGCGCGCACGCGCGACCTCGAGCGGCTGGACGCCGAGCTCTCGGAGATCGCCACGGCGCGCACGGAGCTGGAGTCGCTGGCCGGCGAACTGATCCCGCTGGCCTCGGTCGCGGCCGAGTTCCGTCGCTTCGAGGACCTGGCACGTGAGGAAGGGCGCCGCCTCACGCTGGTCGAGGCCGAGCGCTCGCTGGGCGAGGACCTCGTGCGCTTGCGCGAACGGCGCGAGAAGGTGGCGCGCGCCCCGCAGCTCGAGGAGGAGGTCACCGAGGCGCTGGAGCGCAAGCGGCGCGAGCTCGAGGAATCGTTAGGCCAGGTGGAGGCACGGCGCACGGAGTGGGTCCGCGACCGCCAGGAGGCGGAGACCAAGCGCGACGCCCTGCGCCGGCAGTACCAGGAGCTCAAGCTCCAGCGCGACAAGGTCCTCGACCTGGGCGAGGACGGGATCTGCCCCACCTGCACCCGCGTGTTGGGGGAGTCGTTCCGCACGGTGCTCGACGGCCTCGATGAGCAGATGGAGACCATCACGGTCGACGGGCGCTACTACAACACGCGCCTGGAACAGCTCGACCAGATGCCCGCCGAGGTGCGACAGCTCGACGAACGACGCCGCGAGCTGCAAGGCGAAGTCGGGTCGCTCGAGCGTCAACTGGCGCGCGTGCAGGGCGGGGTGCAGGAGCTGTCTCAGCTCACCCGCGACCTGGCCACCAAGGAGCAGCGGCACGAACAGCTCACGCGCGAACTGGCTGCCATCCCCACCGGCTACGACGCCGAGCGGCACGCCGCGCTGCGGGCCGAGGTCGACCGGCTCGCCCCGCTCAACGACCGCGCCACGCGGCTGAGCACGCTGCTCGAACGCGAGCCGCGCCTGGTGGGCGATCGCACCACCGCAGCGGCCGAGGCGGAGACGCTGCGCCAGCGCACGCGGGAACTGCGCACCGCGCACGACGCCATCGCCTTCTCGGAGCAGGACTACCTGGAGCTGCGCGAACGGCAGGAGACGACGCTGGCCGAGGCGCGCGCCGCGGAGATCGCCGTCGCCAGCGCCAAGGGAGAAGTGCAGGCGGCGCGCGCCGCGTTGCAGCACGCGGAGCGCGCCCAGGGCGAGTACGACCGCGCCCAGGCGGCGCACGATGCGCTGCAGGGAGAGAAGCGCCTGCACGAGGAACTCGATCGCGCCTTCTCCGACCTGCGCACCGACCTCAATCACCAGTTGCGCCCCGAGCTGTCCGAACTGGCGAGCGCCTTCCTCGCCGAGCTCACCGACCATCGCTACAACGAGCTGGAACTCGACGACCAGTACAACATCATCGTGCTGGAAGACGGCGAGCCGAAGCCGGTCATCTCCGGCGGCGAGGAGGACGTGGCGCACCTCGTGTTGCGGCTGGCGATCTCGCAGATGATCGCCGAGCGGGCCGGCCAGTCGTTCTCGCTCCTCGTGCTCGACGAGGTGTTCGGTTCGCTCGACGAAGTGAGGCGCCACAACGTGGTGGAACTGCTGCGCCGCCTGCAGGATCGCTTTGAACAGGTCATCCTCATCACGCACATCGAGTCGGTGCGCGAGGGGCTCGATCGCGTCATCACCGTGGAGTACGACGAGGAAAACGGGAGCGCCCGCGTGCGACAGCCCGAACCGGAAATGGCCGGCGTGATCGAGGGGTCGTTCTCGCTCGAGGAAGCGGGAGAGGAGGCATGA
- a CDS encoding GNAT family N-acetyltransferase, with protein MTTSTPWRSLRNISGPFPARLTDIDPLNRVFSDAFTERYRRDGMVGVRVPYLNPSIWRYAIEDANGGAMLWRDERDEIVAFNIAHLSGVEGWMGPLAVRPEWQGTGVGKVIVQAGIDWLREHEARIIGLETMPRTMDNIGFYSRLGLVPGRLTITVTLESATTDVAVPLLGTLPPRDRSDIIQQCLRLTQQQLPGHDFTRELQLTLELGLGDVVLRVERGEVVGFALFHAAPLVEGRSREELRVLKLALAREDDIANMAALLMGAARQAGTRRVAIRVQGEYGEAYRALVALGARVRWTDLRMVMAGADESRAPGMVLSNWEI; from the coding sequence GTGACCACCTCCACCCCCTGGCGATCGCTGCGCAACATCAGCGGCCCGTTTCCCGCACGCCTCACCGACATCGACCCGCTCAATCGCGTCTTCAGCGATGCGTTCACCGAGCGCTATCGCCGCGACGGAATGGTGGGAGTGCGCGTCCCCTACCTCAATCCGTCGATCTGGCGCTACGCCATCGAGGATGCCAACGGGGGGGCCATGCTGTGGCGCGACGAGCGCGACGAGATCGTCGCGTTCAACATCGCGCACCTCTCCGGCGTGGAAGGGTGGATGGGGCCGCTCGCGGTGCGCCCCGAGTGGCAGGGGACCGGTGTGGGAAAGGTCATCGTGCAGGCCGGGATCGATTGGCTGCGCGAGCACGAGGCGCGCATCATCGGACTCGAAACCATGCCGCGCACGATGGACAACATCGGCTTCTACTCGCGGCTGGGCCTCGTCCCCGGGCGGCTGACGATCACCGTCACGCTGGAGTCGGCCACGACCGACGTGGCGGTCCCGTTGCTCGGTACGCTTCCACCACGTGACCGCAGCGACATCATCCAGCAATGCTTGCGGCTCACGCAGCAGCAGCTCCCGGGCCACGACTTTACCCGTGAGCTGCAACTCACCCTCGAGCTCGGCCTCGGCGACGTCGTGCTGCGCGTGGAACGGGGCGAGGTGGTGGGGTTCGCGCTCTTCCACGCGGCGCCGCTGGTGGAAGGGCGTTCGCGAGAGGAGCTGCGCGTGCTCAAGCTCGCCCTCGCGCGCGAGGACGACATCGCGAACATGGCAGCGCTCCTGATGGGGGCGGCGCGACAGGCGGGGACCCGGCGCGTGGCCATCCGCGTCCAGGGCGAATACGGCGAGGCCTATCGCGCGCTCGTGGCGCTCGGCGCACGCGTGCGCTGGACCGACCTGCGCATGGTGATGGCGGGGGCGGACGAGTCGCG